Proteins co-encoded in one Setaria viridis chromosome 9, Setaria_viridis_v4.0, whole genome shotgun sequence genomic window:
- the LOC117837872 gene encoding uncharacterized protein, whose product MEPPMKHKPSAVPINTSVEELELEDKSAVLVKRRRIEFLGSIVQPQQGIEVDMEHKVADDLPVEISTGDDPMDVLIDCAMQSSGDANGCGNQPARLRLPKICAAIGWKEPSFDFEEQGPPHNKLFTCKVTVHLEGLVNTVMECFGDPKPKKKAAQDHAAQAALWCLERFGHAK is encoded by the exons ATGGAGCCTCCCATGAAGCATAAGCCCAGTGCTGTGCCAATCAACACTTCGGTGGAGGAACTGGAGTTAGAAGATAAAAGT GCTGTGTTAGTCAAGCGCAGGAGGATTGAATTTTTGGGATCAATTGTCCAACCACAACAGGGCATTGAAGTTGACATGGAGCACAAAGTTGCTGATGATCTTCCAGTTGAAATTTCTACTGGGGACGATCCCATGGATGTGCTCATTGATTGTGCGATGCAGAGCTCTGGTGACGCGAATGGTTGTG GTAATCAACCAGCAAGGTTGAGACTGCCAAAAATATGCGCTGCAATTGGCTGGAAAGAGCCATCATTTGACTTTGAAGAACAAGGACCTCCTCATAACAAATT ATTCACTTGCAAGGTGACTGTCCACCTAGAGGGACTCGTCAACACTGTTATGGAGTGCTTCGGTGACCCCAAGCCTAAGAAGAAAGCTGCACAAGATCATGCTGCTCAAGCGGCACTGTGGTGCCTCGAGCGCTTTGGGCATGCCAAGTGA
- the LOC117838817 gene encoding phytanoyl-CoA dioxygenase 1, with product MPPVGSLTAEQLGLFDANGYLVLEPFSSEEDVRALRDRMAELVAGIGGSNNSTGSCEHHRMAMDDYYFKSGDNISFFYEDKAFGDDGCLKQSKELSIRFVGHALHEHDPVFKKFSLSESVSSIFSSLGYKRPAIVQSRYIFKQPGFGAEAIPHQDNTYLHTEPPSCTGLWLALEDATINNGCLWAIPGSHKNGLKIRMIKDENGTYFDRPIPSYDHKEFVPLEVKSGSLVIIHGDLVHKSFENLSPASRHALVLHVIETKGCEWSNGNWLQRKS from the exons ATGCCGCCGGTCGGTAGCCTCACCGCTGAGCAGCTCGGCCTCTTCGACGCCAACG GTTACCTCGTGCTGGAGCCGTTCTCGAGCGAGGAGGATGTGCGGGCGCTGCGGGACCGCATGGCCGAGCTCGTCGCCGGAATCGGCGGCAGCAACAACTCCACCGGATCCTGCGAGCATCAC CGGATGGCAATGGATGACTACTACTTTAAGAGCGGGGATAATATATCATTCTTCTACGAGG ATAAAGCATTTGGAGATGATGGATGCTTGAAGCAGTCGAAGGAACTTTCAATTAGATTCGTTGGCCATG CATTACATGAACATGATCCGGTGTTCAAAAAGTTTTCTTTATCGGAGAGTGTTTCAAGCATATTCTCTTCTTTGGGATACAAGAGACCTGCAATTGTTCAATCTAGATACATCTTTAAG CAACCAGGTTTTGGTGCTGAGGCAATACCACACCAGGATAATACATACCTACACACAGAACCTCCATCATGCACGGGGTTATGGCTTGCACTCGAAGATGCAACAATTAACAATGGTTGCCTATGGGCAATTCCAGGATCACATAAAA ATGGTCTGAAAATACGAATGATCAAAGACGAAAATGGTACTTATTTTGACCGCCCTATCCCATCCTATGATCACAAAGAATTTGTGCCATTGGAAGTAAAATCAGGGAGTTTGGTAATTATACATGGAGATCTCGTACATAAAAG ctttgagaATCTTTCTCCAGCTTCAAGACATGCATTGGTCTTGCATGTTATAGAAACCAAAGGATGTGAATGGTCCAATGGAAACTG GTTACAAAGGAAATCTTAA
- the LOC117838816 gene encoding phytanoyl-CoA dioxygenase 1, protein MPPAGSLTADQLSFFETNGYLVMDSFSSEEEVREMRDRMAELVAGFDGANTSVFSTKDHPQLKDDYFFKSAENISFFFEEKAYGDDGCLKQAKELSINKVGHALHELDPVFKKFCSSKSIASLFSSLGYKRPAVMQSMYIFKQPGIGGEVVPHQDSTFLYTEPRTCTGLWLALEDATINNGCLWAIPGSHKKGLVRRMIRDENGTHFDRPSPSYDQKEFVPLEVKSGALVVIHGDLIHQSFENLSPASRHAFSLHVVDTEGCEWSKDNWIQRKTAPEPLYVS, encoded by the exons aTGCCGCCGGCCGGTAGCCTCACCGCTGACCAGCTCAGCTTCTTCGAGACCAATG GGTACCTCGTGATGGATTCGTTCTCCAGTGAGGAGGAGGTGCGGGAGATGCGGGACCGCATGGCCGAGCTCGTCGCTGGGTTCGACGGTGCCAACACCAGCGTTTTCTCCACCAAGGACCAT CCACAGTTAAAGGATGACTATTTCTTCAAGAGCGCAGAGAATATCTCATTCTTCTTTGAGG AAAAGGCGTATGGAGATGATGGATGCTTGAAACAGGCAAAAGAACTTTCAATTAATAAAGTTGGGCATG CATTACATGAACTTGATCCTGTGTTCAAAAAGTTTTGTTCCTCGAAGAGTATCGCTAGCTTGTTCTCTTCTCTAGGCTACAAGAGGCCTGCAGTTATGCAATCTATGTACATCTTTAAG CAACCAGGTATTGGTGGTGAGGTGGTGCCGCACCAGGATAGTACATTCCTTTACACAGAACCTAGAACATGCACAGGGTTGTGGCTTGCACTTGAAGATGCAACAATTAACAATGGTTGCCTGTGGGCAATTCCAGGATCACATAAAA AGGGTCTGGTAAGGCGAATGATCAGAGATGAAAATGGTACTCATTTTGATCGCCCTTCCCCATCCTATGATCAGAAAGAATTTGTACCGCTGGAAGTAAAATCAGGGGCTTTGGTGGTTATACACGGTGATCTTATACATCAGAG CTTTGAGAATCTTTCTCCAGCGTCAAGACATGCTTTCAGCTTACACGTAGTTGATACTGAAGGATGTGAATGGTCCAAGGACAACTG GATACAGAGGAAAACTGCCCCAGAACCGCTTTATGTATCTTAG
- the LOC117838818 gene encoding phospholipase A2 homolog 3 codes for MARGSSWRLAAVGVLVACAAVVLAPPAAALDIGIQSAGDGVSKQQACSRTCESDHCTTAPFLRYGKYCGILYSGCPGEAPCDALDACCMHHDNCVQAKKDYLSTGCNEALLDCLARLREGTSTFEGNKCMIDEVIDVITLVIEAAVVAGRVLHKP; via the exons ATGGCGCGCGGCAGCTCCTGGCGGCTCGCGGCGGTTGGCGTCCTCGTCGCCTGCGCGGCCGTCGtcctcgcgccgcccgccgcggcgctcgaCATCGGCATCCAgtccgccggcgacggcgtg AGCAAGCAGCAGGCGTGCAGCCGCACGTGCGAGTCAGACCACTGCACGA CGGCGCCGTTCCTGCGGTACGGCAAGTACTGCGGCATCCTCTACAGCGGCTGCCCCGGCGAGGCGCCGTGCGACGCGCTCGACGCCTGCTGCATGCACCACGACAACTGCGTCCAGGCAAAGA AGGACTACCTGAGCACGGGGTGCAACGAGGCGCTGCTGGACTGCCTGGCGAGGCTGCGGGAGGGCACGTCCACGTTCGAGGGGAACAAGTGCATGATCGACGAGGTCATCGACGTGATCACGCTCGTCATcgaggccgccgtcgtcgccggcagGGTGCTCCACAAGCCGTAG